From the genome of Thermoanaerobacter uzonensis DSM 18761, one region includes:
- a CDS encoding sugar-binding transcriptional regulator yields the protein MEENIRLLIKVALLYYNEKLTEQEISARLGISRPKVSRLLKKALEIGIVEIKINTNNDLTSMEKEIEKKYKLQEVKIVEYKTEENELLKKELGKAAAELLVRIIKNGDIIGVSWGTTIALIPQFIKINKKLNTCLFVPLVAGLGQAPYEIQANNIAIEFAKAFGAKWQLLHAPAIVENLEVKKSILSDSMVKKSLEIAAKADVAIVGIGGPINTSTILESGYFGENEINELNREGAIGDICSRFFDINGNICERAEINNRIIGISLEQLKQIKRVVGVAGGKNKIQAIKSALKGGYINILVTDTVTAEELLKD from the coding sequence ATGGAAGAAAATATTCGTTTACTAATAAAAGTAGCGCTTTTATATTACAATGAAAAATTAACGGAACAGGAAATTTCAGCTAGATTAGGAATATCTCGCCCGAAAGTTTCACGTTTATTAAAAAAAGCTTTGGAAATTGGAATTGTTGAAATCAAAATAAATACAAACAATGATTTGACATCTATGGAAAAAGAAATCGAAAAAAAGTATAAATTACAAGAAGTTAAAATTGTAGAATACAAGACAGAAGAAAATGAACTCTTAAAAAAAGAATTGGGCAAAGCAGCAGCAGAATTATTAGTGAGAATTATTAAAAATGGGGACATAATAGGAGTCTCATGGGGTACTACTATTGCATTAATCCCCCAATTTATTAAGATAAATAAAAAATTAAATACGTGCTTGTTTGTACCCCTTGTAGCTGGATTAGGACAAGCTCCTTATGAAATACAAGCGAATAATATTGCAATAGAATTTGCAAAAGCATTTGGTGCTAAATGGCAATTACTTCATGCCCCAGCAATCGTTGAAAATCTAGAAGTAAAAAAAAGTATTTTGTCTGATAGTATGGTAAAAAAATCTTTGGAAATCGCTGCTAAGGCAGATGTTGCAATTGTCGGAATTGGAGGACCAATAAATACTTCTACTATTTTAGAAAGTGGCTATTTCGGAGAAAATGAAATAAATGAACTTAATAGGGAAGGTGCAATTGGTGATATTTGCTCTAGATTTTTCGATATTAATGGCAATATATGTGAAAGAGCAGAAATTAACAACAGAATAATAGGTATTTCTCTGGAACAATTAAAGCAAATTAAACGTGTAGTAGGAGTAGCCGGTGGTAAAAATAAAATTCAGGCTATTAAAAGTGCTTTAAAAGGTGGTTATATAAATATTTTAGTTACTGATACTGTAACAGCCGAAGAATTACTAAAAGATTAA
- a CDS encoding UPF0236 family protein, whose translation AVRRIKTSTNEKINNITVLNIGKVTPIYRVLRALKYAQVI comes from the coding sequence GCGGTAAGGAGAATTAAAACGTCTACAAATGAAAAGATAAATAATATTACAGTTTTGAATATAGGGAAAGTAACACCAATATATAGGGTTTTAAGAGCATTAAAATATGCGCAAGTCATATAA
- a CDS encoding dihydrolipoamide acetyltransferase family protein yields the protein MANIVTMPKLGMTMTSGKITKWLKNEGERVAQGEPLLEIETDKVTMEEEASFSGVLLKILAKEGETVQVNQPIAIIGQQGENIEDLLKQSNVVEEQKEPQQKEAVEAKEPILEQQQTLKPTKPRATPVARKIAKEHGIDLTQIKGSGPSGRIQRKDVEEYLKNLQQRKLPTQEEPKSQPVSYTKTILLTGMRGIIADKMQKSMNIAPHYYVTMEINMEEVLKLRETLSEKVQNAKISINTFIIKAVALAIKKYPIINSFVDNDQIILKDQINIGLAVALEEGLIVPVIREADKKGLSEIAYEERQLIEKAREGKLTPDEYSGGSFTISNLGMFDVTRFTAIINQPEVAILAVGKIKDMPMVQNGQIEIKPIMEVTLSSDHRVIDGALAAKFLKRIKEILEDPLQLML from the coding sequence ATGGCAAACATAGTCACAATGCCCAAACTAGGAATGACAATGACAAGTGGCAAAATAACAAAATGGTTAAAGAATGAAGGGGAACGAGTAGCACAGGGAGAACCGCTTTTAGAAATAGAAACAGATAAAGTCACAATGGAAGAAGAAGCCTCCTTCAGTGGAGTTCTTTTAAAAATACTTGCAAAAGAAGGAGAAACAGTGCAAGTAAACCAGCCAATAGCAATAATAGGACAACAAGGCGAAAACATAGAAGACCTATTAAAACAATCAAACGTTGTAGAAGAACAAAAAGAGCCTCAACAAAAAGAAGCAGTAGAAGCCAAAGAACCTATCTTAGAACAACAGCAAACCTTAAAACCTACAAAACCAAGAGCAACCCCTGTAGCAAGGAAAATAGCAAAAGAACACGGAATAGACCTAACACAAATAAAAGGAAGTGGACCTTCTGGCAGGATTCAGAGAAAAGATGTAGAAGAATACCTTAAAAACTTACAACAAAGAAAGCTACCAACTCAAGAAGAACCAAAGTCTCAACCAGTTTCCTATACAAAAACAATATTGCTTACAGGCATGAGGGGAATAATTGCAGATAAGATGCAGAAAAGCATGAATATTGCGCCTCACTATTATGTGACAATGGAGATAAATATGGAAGAAGTTTTAAAACTGAGAGAGACTCTAAGCGAAAAAGTACAAAACGCAAAAATATCCATAAACACCTTTATAATAAAAGCTGTAGCTTTAGCAATAAAAAAATATCCTATAATAAACTCCTTTGTGGATAATGACCAAATAATTTTAAAAGACCAAATAAACATAGGACTTGCTGTAGCATTAGAAGAAGGGTTAATAGTTCCAGTGATAAGAGAAGCTGACAAAAAAGGTTTAAGCGAAATAGCATATGAAGAAAGGCAACTTATAGAAAAAGCAAGAGAAGGAAAACTCACCCCAGACGAATACAGTGGTGGCAGTTTTACAATATCAAATCTTGGAATGTTTGATGTAACAAGATTTACGGCAATAATAAACCAACCGGAAGTGGCAATACTTGCTGTAGGCAAAATAAAAGACATGCCGATGGTACAAAACGGACAAATTGAAATAAAGCCAATAATGGAAGTGACATTGTCATCAGACCATAGAGTAATAGATGGAGCTTTAGCAGCAAAATTTTTAAAGAGAATAAAAGAAATATTAGAAGACCCACTACAACTTATGCTATAA
- a CDS encoding class II fructose-bisphosphate aldolase produces the protein MLVNLREILAETRKNKYAVPAFDVNDLTTFKAVAETAEELRSPIIVMILDTDVKDGYLRYIVPMIKEVAAHSRIPICLHLDHGPDIETVIKYVSLGFNSVMIDASTLPLEKNIEITRQVVKLAHSAGITVEAELGHVGVGLSDSEETIMSFLTIPKEVDKFVKETQVDALAVAIGTAHGLYKGDPHLDIPRLKEIAKITETPLVLHGGSYTPEEQVKEAIITGISKVNIATELRVAFIKGIKETIATANEYVALSEIFEKPLLFMKELVKSKIELCGSSNRA, from the coding sequence ATGCTTGTTAATTTACGAGAAATTCTAGCAGAGACGCGCAAAAATAAATATGCAGTTCCTGCGTTTGATGTTAATGACTTAACTACTTTTAAAGCGGTTGCAGAAACAGCAGAAGAATTAAGATCTCCAATTATTGTAATGATTTTGGATACGGATGTGAAAGATGGGTACTTACGTTATATTGTTCCGATGATAAAAGAAGTGGCGGCGCATTCTAGAATTCCAATTTGTTTGCATTTAGATCATGGGCCTGATATAGAAACTGTGATAAAATATGTTTCTTTAGGATTTAATTCGGTAATGATAGATGCTTCTACACTTCCTTTAGAGAAAAATATTGAAATTACACGCCAAGTTGTTAAACTCGCACATTCTGCTGGAATAACTGTAGAAGCTGAATTAGGCCATGTTGGTGTTGGACTTTCAGACAGCGAAGAAACTATAATGAGTTTTTTGACAATTCCCAAAGAAGTTGATAAGTTTGTAAAAGAGACACAGGTCGATGCTTTGGCTGTAGCAATAGGGACGGCACATGGGCTTTATAAAGGAGACCCTCATTTAGATATTCCTAGATTAAAAGAAATAGCAAAGATTACAGAAACTCCGTTGGTGCTTCATGGTGGTTCATATACTCCTGAAGAACAGGTTAAAGAGGCAATTATTACAGGAATATCAAAAGTAAATATTGCAACAGAGTTACGAGTCGCTTTTATAAAAGGAATAAAAGAAACTATTGCTACAGCTAATGAATATGTAGCTCTTTCTGAAATATTCGAAAAACCATTGTTATTTATGAAAGAATTAGTAAAAAGTAAAATAGAATTATGTGGTAGCTCGAATAGAGCCTAA
- a CDS encoding zinc-dependent dehydrogenase: MKALRLYGPNDLRYEDIPIPEIKEGELLVKIHSCAICGSDLRNVKAGGSSHGMTLPRVLGHEAAGEIVKIGQGVHDFKIGDRVLLSVTVPCGKCDYCLKGITNLCDNKTALSYQYDGCFAEYVAVPSQLVKTGGVIPIPDNVNYDAAAIVEPISCVLNGQELSQVGLNDTVVIIGAGPVGVFHAIIARILGAAEVIISEILEDRIEIVKQLNIADRVINPQKEDFISNVLKVTKGQGADVVIVAAPSREAQEQALLVAKKRGRINFFGGLSKGNSYISIDSNLIHYKELFVHGTSDSTVIHMKKVLKLIKDGRINTSKLITTTFNISEYKEAFEFASSGKALKVIIKPVN; encoded by the coding sequence ATGAAAGCTCTGAGATTATATGGTCCTAATGATTTAAGGTATGAAGATATACCTATTCCTGAAATTAAAGAAGGAGAACTTCTAGTGAAAATTCATTCCTGCGCTATATGCGGAAGTGATTTGAGAAATGTCAAAGCCGGGGGTTCTTCTCATGGCATGACATTACCAAGGGTTTTAGGACATGAAGCAGCAGGAGAAATAGTAAAAATTGGACAAGGAGTACATGATTTTAAAATAGGAGATCGTGTATTATTATCTGTTACAGTGCCCTGTGGAAAATGCGATTATTGCTTGAAAGGTATTACGAACCTTTGTGATAACAAAACGGCTTTATCATATCAATATGACGGATGTTTTGCTGAGTATGTAGCAGTTCCTTCTCAATTGGTGAAAACAGGAGGAGTTATACCGATACCTGATAATGTGAATTATGATGCTGCTGCTATTGTAGAACCTATTTCTTGCGTTTTAAATGGTCAAGAATTATCTCAAGTAGGTTTGAATGATACAGTAGTTATAATAGGAGCTGGTCCTGTAGGAGTATTTCATGCTATTATAGCAAGAATTTTGGGGGCAGCTGAAGTAATAATTTCTGAAATTTTGGAAGATAGAATAGAAATAGTTAAACAGCTAAATATAGCAGATAGAGTAATAAACCCTCAAAAGGAAGATTTTATAAGTAATGTATTAAAAGTAACAAAGGGACAAGGTGCTGATGTTGTGATTGTGGCAGCTCCTTCACGAGAAGCCCAAGAACAAGCATTATTAGTTGCTAAAAAGCGAGGACGTATAAATTTTTTTGGAGGGCTTTCAAAAGGCAATTCCTATATTTCCATTGACAGCAATCTCATTCACTATAAAGAACTCTTTGTACATGGAACATCTGATTCAACTGTAATTCATATGAAAAAAGTATTAAAATTAATTAAAGATGGCAGAATTAATACATCAAAACTTATAACAACAACCTTCAATATCTCAGAGTATAAAGAAGCCTTTGAATTTGCTTCTAGTGGTAAGGCATTGAAAGTAATTATAAAACCAGTAAACTAA
- a CDS encoding bh protein: MYTYMKGMLYCLHCNEETEHTITYEGDTIKRIKCEKCGTELEINEESAKKNFTEEFIERILTKPQRMTEELQKDITDFLFSLPARIITKPYRLLGEVKDIAKSKKKNEE, translated from the coding sequence ATGTACACTTATATGAAAGGGATGCTTTATTGCCTTCACTGCAATGAGGAGACAGAACATACTATAACTTATGAAGGAGATACAATAAAAAGAATTAAATGTGAGAAATGTGGTACAGAATTGGAAATAAATGAAGAGAGTGCAAAGAAAAATTTTACGGAGGAATTCATAGAAAGGATATTAACTAAGCCCCAAAGGATGACAGAAGAACTCCAAAAAGATATTACTGATTTTCTCTTTTCTTTACCTGCAAGGATAATTACGAAACCTTATAGATTATTGGGAGAAGTTAAAGACATTGCTAAGTCTAAAAAGAAGAATGAAGAATAA